The Saccharomonospora glauca K62 genome has a segment encoding these proteins:
- a CDS encoding TetR/AcrR family transcriptional regulator, translating to MRQRVDGRKARGEKRRKEIIEATLRVIERDGVAGVTHRTVAKEAGVPTTSTTYHFASLDDLLIATLISCARDMATEVYWMIDRARSRGSRGAEEVANLLAEALGPRRGRTMAEYELYLLAARRPELRPAARRWLDVLTSMVRHDDEVAFRVFLAGIDGLLIQGLIDDEPPTAEELRPVVDYLLKPR from the coding sequence GTGAGACAACGCGTCGACGGTCGCAAGGCCCGTGGCGAGAAGCGTCGCAAGGAGATCATCGAGGCGACGCTTCGCGTGATCGAGCGCGACGGGGTCGCGGGCGTCACCCACCGCACGGTGGCCAAGGAGGCGGGGGTGCCCACCACGTCGACGACCTACCACTTCGCGTCGCTCGACGATCTGCTGATCGCCACGCTGATCAGCTGCGCCAGGGACATGGCCACCGAGGTCTACTGGATGATCGACCGAGCGCGCTCGCGGGGCAGTCGGGGCGCCGAGGAGGTCGCCAACCTGCTCGCCGAGGCCCTGGGACCCCGGAGGGGGCGCACGATGGCCGAGTACGAGCTCTATCTGCTGGCGGCCCGGCGCCCGGAGCTGCGGCCCGCCGCGCGCCGGTGGCTCGACGTGCTGACCTCGATGGTCCGCCACGACGACGAGGTGGCGTTCCGGGTGTTCCTCGCCGGTATCGACGGGCTGCTGATCCAGGGACTGATCGACGACGAGCCGCCCACGGCCGAGGAGCTGCGGCCCGTGGTCGACTATCTGCTCAAACCGCGTTGA
- the dcd gene encoding dCTP deaminase, whose protein sequence is MLLSDRELRKALESGRLGVDPFDPAMVQPSSIDVRLDRFFRVFDNSKYTHIDPKLRQDELTSLVEKDGDDPFVLHPGEFVLASTFELFTLPDDLAGRLEGKSSLGRLGLLTHSTAGFIDPGFSGHITLELSNVANLPITLWPGMKIGQLCLFQLTSAAEHPYGSPEAGSRYQGQRGPTPSRAYLNFDRVDTRR, encoded by the coding sequence GTGCTGTTGAGTGACCGTGAGCTTCGCAAGGCGCTGGAGTCGGGACGGCTCGGGGTCGACCCGTTCGACCCGGCGATGGTGCAGCCGTCGAGTATCGACGTGCGGCTCGACCGTTTCTTCCGAGTCTTCGACAACAGCAAGTACACCCACATCGACCCGAAGCTGCGTCAGGACGAGCTGACGTCGTTGGTGGAGAAGGACGGCGACGACCCGTTCGTGCTGCACCCCGGCGAGTTCGTGCTGGCCTCGACGTTCGAGCTGTTCACGTTGCCCGACGACCTCGCGGGACGGCTGGAGGGCAAGTCGTCGTTGGGGCGGCTGGGGCTGCTGACCCACTCGACGGCCGGGTTCATCGACCCCGGGTTCAGCGGTCACATCACGCTGGAGCTGTCGAACGTCGCCAACCTGCCCATCACGTTGTGGCCGGGGATGAAGATCGGGCAGTTGTGCTTGTTCCAGCTCACGAGCGCGGCCGAACACCCCTACGGTTCGCCGGAGGCCGGGTCCCGGTACCAGGGCCAACGCGGTCCCACGCCCAGTCGCGCGTACCTGAACTTCGACCGGGTCGACACTCGCCGCTGA
- a CDS encoding CAP domain-containing protein, which yields MSAPTSRIRSLLVTASVLVGVAVAAGVHLLWLEPGDSENTSLALDRGPSPAREVKAADVAPSTSDSTTTGVSSTEASALTTTTETTASTSETEEEPESARPTSSSSESVATTTTDSGPEDATPMVSRDGTQDSGDPQQQVVELVNAERAEAGCAPVRVDDRLVASAQSHSDDMAAGRYLSHTSRDGRSFDQRIEDAGYPAPAAENIAMGMSTADAVMQAWMDSEGHRRNILNCDITAIGVGVNSDGWYWTQNFGY from the coding sequence GTGTCTGCGCCAACCTCGCGAATCCGGTCGCTATTGGTGACAGCCAGTGTGCTCGTTGGGGTGGCTGTTGCCGCCGGTGTTCACCTGCTCTGGTTAGAGCCGGGTGATTCCGAGAACACTTCGTTGGCTCTCGACCGCGGGCCCTCCCCGGCCCGAGAGGTCAAGGCGGCGGACGTGGCGCCCTCCACTTCCGACTCGACCACCACCGGCGTCTCGTCGACCGAGGCGTCCGCACTCACGACCACCACCGAGACGACGGCCTCCACCTCCGAGACCGAGGAGGAGCCGGAGTCGGCTCGACCCACGTCGTCGTCCTCCGAGTCCGTCGCCACGACCACGACGGACTCGGGTCCCGAGGACGCGACGCCCATGGTGTCCCGCGACGGCACGCAAGACTCCGGCGACCCGCAGCAGCAGGTCGTCGAGCTGGTCAACGCCGAACGCGCCGAGGCGGGCTGCGCGCCCGTGCGTGTCGACGATCGTTTGGTCGCCTCGGCACAGTCGCACAGCGACGACATGGCGGCCGGCCGCTACCTGTCTCACACCTCGCGGGACGGCAGGTCGTTCGACCAGCGGATCGAGGACGCCGGTTACCCGGCTCCGGCCGCCGAGAACATCGCCATGGGAATGTCCACAGCGGACGCCGTGATGCAGGCGTGGATGGACTCCGAGGGCCATCGACGCAACATTCTGAACTGCGACATCACCGCTATCGGCGTGGGCGTGAACTCCGACGGTTGGTACTGGACCCAGAACTTCGGTTACTGA
- a CDS encoding (Fe-S)-binding protein, with protein MGALQITMGVIGVLVSVVAWSVFVSGVLRQIRIIRLGQPDSTRNGPFGPRMRNLIKEFAAHTRMNKFRHVGPWHWLVMWGFLLGSLALFEAYGEVFVPHFAWPIIGHWGPWQLLLEVLGLGTVLGGIALAIIRQLNHPRRADRQSRFAGSNFKQAYFVEAVVIIEGLGILGVKAFKIASGIEDPALWTSFVTKPFAELLPTSTAAVSVMALIKLLSGMIWLLVVGRTLTMGVAWHRFSAFFNIYFKREADGGVALGALKPMMSDGKPLDFEEADPEKDVFGAGRIEDFTWKGWLDFSTCTECGRCQSQCPAWNTGKPLSPKLVITQLRDHAYAKAPYLLAGGKKDVTGEEIGLTGANPYEGIDVLALAEAERPLVGTGDDGGVIDPDVLWSCTTCGACVEQCPVDIEHVDHIVDMRRYQVMIESNFPSELNGMFKNLENKGNPWGQNARDRLAWTEDLDFEVPVFDGELGDAEYLFWVGCAGAFEDRAKKTTRAVAELLHIAGVKYTVLGPEETCTGDPARRAGNEFVFQMLAQQNVEVLNSVFEGVEPSKRKIVVTCAHCFNTLANEYPELGGTYEVVHHTQLLNRLVREKRLVPVAPVAQDVTYHDPCYLGRHNKVYEAPRELVGASGASLREMPRHADRSMCCGAGGARMWMEERIGKRINVERVDEALGTAPSKIATGCPFCRVMLTDGVTARQNEGKAAESVEVVDVAQLLLSAVKRGQPVPAGVSASGGEAEADGRADLPTDEVGTGTVQPDEDK; from the coding sequence ATGGGTGCACTGCAGATCACGATGGGCGTGATCGGCGTTCTCGTCAGCGTCGTCGCCTGGTCAGTGTTCGTCTCCGGCGTGCTACGCCAGATCCGCATCATCCGACTCGGCCAGCCGGACTCCACCCGCAACGGCCCGTTCGGCCCGCGCATGCGCAACCTGATCAAGGAGTTCGCGGCTCACACCCGCATGAACAAGTTCCGCCACGTCGGCCCGTGGCACTGGCTCGTCATGTGGGGCTTCCTGCTGGGCTCACTGGCCCTGTTCGAGGCCTACGGCGAGGTCTTCGTCCCGCACTTCGCCTGGCCGATCATCGGCCACTGGGGCCCGTGGCAGCTGCTGCTCGAAGTACTGGGTCTCGGCACCGTGCTCGGCGGTATCGCGCTGGCGATCATCCGCCAGCTCAACCACCCTCGCCGCGCCGACCGACAGTCACGCTTCGCCGGGTCGAACTTCAAGCAGGCGTACTTCGTCGAGGCCGTGGTGATCATCGAGGGTCTCGGCATCCTCGGCGTCAAGGCCTTCAAGATCGCCAGCGGCATCGAGGACCCGGCCCTGTGGACGAGCTTCGTCACCAAGCCGTTCGCCGAGCTGCTGCCCACCAGCACCGCGGCCGTGTCCGTGATGGCCCTGATCAAGCTGCTGTCGGGCATGATCTGGCTGCTGGTCGTCGGTCGCACCCTCACGATGGGCGTGGCCTGGCACCGCTTCAGCGCCTTCTTCAACATCTACTTCAAGCGCGAGGCCGACGGCGGGGTCGCGCTCGGCGCGCTGAAGCCGATGATGAGCGACGGCAAGCCGCTCGACTTCGAGGAGGCCGACCCCGAGAAGGACGTCTTCGGCGCGGGTCGGATCGAGGACTTCACGTGGAAGGGCTGGCTGGACTTCTCCACCTGCACCGAGTGCGGTCGTTGCCAGTCGCAGTGCCCGGCCTGGAACACCGGTAAGCCGCTGTCGCCGAAGCTGGTCATCACGCAGCTGCGCGACCACGCCTACGCCAAGGCCCCGTACCTGCTGGCTGGCGGCAAGAAGGACGTCACGGGCGAGGAGATCGGCCTCACCGGGGCCAACCCGTACGAGGGCATCGACGTGCTGGCGCTGGCCGAGGCCGAGCGCCCGCTCGTGGGCACCGGCGACGACGGTGGCGTGATCGACCCCGACGTGTTGTGGTCCTGCACCACCTGCGGTGCGTGCGTCGAGCAGTGCCCCGTGGACATCGAGCACGTCGACCACATCGTCGACATGCGCCGCTACCAGGTGATGATCGAGTCGAACTTCCCGAGCGAGTTGAACGGGATGTTCAAGAACCTGGAGAACAAGGGCAACCCGTGGGGCCAGAACGCCCGCGACCGCCTGGCCTGGACCGAGGACCTCGACTTCGAGGTGCCCGTCTTCGACGGCGAGCTGGGCGACGCCGAATACCTGTTCTGGGTCGGCTGCGCCGGCGCTTTCGAGGACCGCGCCAAGAAGACGACGCGTGCCGTGGCCGAACTGCTGCACATCGCGGGTGTCAAGTACACGGTGCTCGGCCCCGAGGAGACCTGCACCGGTGACCCGGCCCGCCGGGCGGGTAACGAGTTCGTGTTCCAGATGCTCGCCCAGCAGAACGTCGAGGTGCTGAACTCGGTGTTCGAAGGCGTCGAGCCGAGTAAGCGCAAGATCGTCGTCACCTGCGCGCACTGCTTCAACACGCTCGCCAACGAGTACCCCGAGCTGGGCGGCACCTACGAGGTCGTGCACCACACCCAGCTGCTGAACCGCCTCGTGCGCGAAAAGCGGCTCGTCCCGGTGGCCCCGGTCGCGCAGGACGTCACCTACCACGACCCGTGCTACCTGGGCAGGCACAACAAGGTGTACGAGGCGCCGCGTGAACTCGTCGGCGCGTCGGGTGCGTCGCTGCGCGAGATGCCGAGGCACGCCGACCGGTCCATGTGCTGCGGCGCCGGGGGTGCCCGCATGTGGATGGAGGAGCGCATCGGCAAGCGCATCAACGTCGAGCGGGTCGACGAGGCCCTGGGCACGGCGCCGTCGAAGATCGCCACCGGCTGCCCGTTCTGCCGCGTGATGCTCACCGACGGCGTGACCGCGCGCCAGAACGAGGGCAAGGCCGCCGAGAGCGTCGAGGTGGTCGACGTCGCGCAGCTGCTGCTGTCCGCCGTCAAGCGCGGTCAGCCGGTCCCGGCGGGTGTCTCCGCGTCGGGCGGCGAGGCCGAGGCCGACGGCCGGGCCGACCTGCCCACGGACGAGGTGGGCACCGGCACGGTGCAGCCGGACGAGGACAAGTGA
- a CDS encoding acyl-CoA dehydrogenase family protein: MPPTHEVTNQVPALVDYDVSDDPALLEGLRREGADWAEREVRELGALAGTERAQEWGRLANEYPPVLRTHDRVGRRIDEVEFHPHWHDLMTVAVEHGLHAAPWRQDRPGAHVARTAKFYVWSQVEPGHTCPISMTYSAVPALRHNAELAAEYEPLLAAPHYDFGLRVPTTKRGLIAGMSMTEKQGGSDVRSNTTRAVPNGDGSYVVTGHKWFTSAPMSDVFLTLAQAPGGLSCFLLPRVLPDGTRNAIHLQRLKDKLGNRSNASAEIEYNGAVGWLVGEEGRGVRTIIEMVNNTRLDCVTGSAAAMRYGTVRAVHHARHRSAFGAPLARQPLMTNVLADLAVEAEAATTLALRLAGANDRALAGDEREAAFRRLALPVSKYWVCKRCPTHAAEALECLGGNGYVEESGMPRLFRESPLSSIWEGSGNVAALDTLRAMTRQPESVEAFLAEVDLAKGADSRLDAAITAVRRDLGEQDEAEFRARRLVERLTLVLQGSLLVRHGDKAVADAFCASRLGGDWGVAFGTLPRGVDVAAIVERAGVGQ; the protein is encoded by the coding sequence ATGCCACCCACCCATGAGGTCACCAACCAGGTCCCTGCGCTGGTCGACTACGACGTGTCCGACGACCCCGCCCTGCTGGAGGGCCTGCGCCGGGAAGGCGCGGACTGGGCCGAGCGGGAGGTCCGGGAGCTCGGCGCTCTCGCCGGTACCGAGCGAGCACAGGAATGGGGCAGGCTCGCCAACGAGTACCCGCCCGTACTCCGCACGCACGACCGGGTGGGCAGGCGGATCGACGAGGTGGAGTTCCACCCCCACTGGCACGACCTCATGACCGTCGCGGTGGAGCACGGGCTGCACGCGGCTCCCTGGCGGCAGGACCGCCCCGGAGCACACGTCGCGCGCACCGCGAAGTTCTACGTCTGGAGCCAGGTCGAGCCCGGACACACGTGCCCCATCTCGATGACGTACTCGGCCGTGCCCGCCCTGCGCCACAACGCCGAGCTGGCCGCCGAGTACGAGCCGCTGCTGGCCGCGCCGCACTACGACTTCGGGCTCCGGGTCCCCACCACCAAGCGCGGGTTGATCGCGGGCATGTCCATGACCGAGAAGCAAGGTGGCTCGGACGTCCGATCCAACACCACCCGCGCCGTGCCCAACGGGGACGGCAGCTACGTCGTCACGGGGCACAAGTGGTTCACCTCGGCCCCCATGTCCGACGTGTTCCTCACCCTTGCGCAAGCACCGGGCGGACTGTCTTGCTTCCTACTGCCCCGTGTGCTGCCCGACGGCACCCGCAACGCCATCCACCTGCAACGGCTCAAGGACAAGTTGGGCAACCGCTCGAACGCATCGGCCGAGATCGAGTACAACGGCGCCGTGGGCTGGCTCGTCGGCGAGGAGGGCCGGGGAGTCCGCACGATCATCGAGATGGTCAACAACACGCGGCTGGACTGCGTCACCGGGAGCGCCGCGGCCATGCGCTACGGCACCGTGCGGGCAGTGCACCACGCCCGGCACCGGTCGGCCTTCGGCGCCCCGCTCGCCCGACAGCCGCTGATGACCAACGTGCTCGCCGATCTGGCCGTGGAGGCCGAGGCGGCCACCACGCTGGCCCTGCGCCTGGCCGGAGCGAACGATCGCGCCCTCGCCGGCGACGAGCGGGAAGCCGCGTTCCGCAGGCTGGCGCTGCCGGTGTCGAAGTACTGGGTGTGCAAGCGCTGCCCCACGCACGCGGCCGAGGCGCTCGAATGTCTCGGCGGCAACGGCTACGTCGAGGAATCCGGTATGCCGAGGTTGTTCCGGGAGTCGCCGCTGTCGTCCATCTGGGAGGGCTCCGGCAACGTCGCCGCGCTCGACACCCTCCGCGCGATGACCAGGCAACCCGAGTCCGTGGAGGCGTTCCTCGCCGAGGTCGACCTGGCCAAGGGAGCGGACTCCCGCCTGGACGCGGCGATCACGGCGGTGCGCCGCGACCTCGGCGAGCAGGACGAGGCCGAGTTCCGCGCGCGACGCCTGGTGGAACGTCTCACGCTCGTGTTGCAGGGCTCGCTGCTGGTCCGACACGGCGACAAAGCCGTCGCGGACGCGTTCTGCGCTTCCCGCCTCGGTGGCGACTGGGGAGTGGCGTTCGGGACGCTGCCCCGTGGAGTCGACGTCGCGGCGATCGTGGAGCGCGCCGGGGTCGGTCAGTAA
- a CDS encoding DMT family transporter, which translates to MSPYVLLAAAIAAEVTGTISLKYADGFTKLVPSTVVVVAYGTAFYLLARVLKAGMPVGVVYAIWSAVGVALVALIGALFLGERLNLTMIFGLVLVIGGVVLLELGGGE; encoded by the coding sequence ATGAGTCCCTATGTCCTGTTGGCAGCGGCCATCGCCGCGGAGGTCACCGGCACGATCTCGTTGAAGTACGCCGACGGCTTCACGAAGTTGGTGCCCTCCACCGTGGTCGTCGTCGCCTACGGGACGGCGTTCTATCTGCTGGCTCGGGTCCTCAAGGCGGGAATGCCGGTCGGCGTCGTCTACGCCATCTGGTCGGCCGTCGGGGTTGCCCTCGTGGCGCTGATCGGAGCCCTGTTCCTCGGGGAACGGCTGAATCTCACGATGATCTTCGGGCTCGTGCTCGTCATCGGGGGCGTCGTGTTGCTGGAGCTGGGAGGTGGCGAGTGA
- a CDS encoding TetR/AcrR family transcriptional regulator, whose amino-acid sequence MVYRRTPAVQARLDATRRVIVDAAVELLSERGYAGCSMAAVAERAGVGTGTVYRHFPGKAELVAELFTHVVTREVRAVERAAESRDGAADRVLAVVRTFAHRALRVPRLAYALLAEPVDALVEQRRLVFRQAFRDVIARCVDDGVDSGELPPQDASETAAALVGATAEVLIGPLTSGDAEAVEHLCTFTLRALGARDATHP is encoded by the coding sequence GTGGTGTACCGACGCACCCCCGCCGTGCAGGCAAGGCTCGACGCGACTCGCCGTGTGATCGTCGATGCCGCCGTGGAGCTGCTGTCCGAACGCGGCTACGCCGGATGCTCGATGGCGGCGGTGGCCGAGCGGGCGGGTGTCGGTACCGGCACCGTCTATCGCCATTTCCCCGGCAAGGCCGAGCTCGTGGCGGAGCTGTTCACCCACGTCGTCACCCGCGAGGTCCGAGCCGTCGAACGAGCCGCCGAATCGCGGGACGGCGCGGCCGACCGCGTACTGGCCGTCGTACGGACCTTCGCCCACCGCGCGTTGCGGGTTCCCCGCCTGGCCTACGCCCTGCTGGCCGAACCCGTCGACGCTCTCGTGGAGCAGCGCCGTCTGGTGTTCCGGCAGGCGTTTCGCGACGTCATCGCACGTTGTGTCGACGACGGTGTCGATTCGGGGGAGCTTCCCCCGCAGGACGCGTCCGAAACGGCCGCCGCGCTGGTCGGCGCCACGGCCGAAGTGCTCATCGGCCCCCTCACCTCCGGCGACGCCGAGGCCGTCGAGCACTTGTGCACCTTCACCCTCCGCGCGTTAGGAGCCCGCGATGCCACCCACCCATGA
- a CDS encoding DUF742 domain-containing protein: MQGEDRAGRPEYERVPDFDDVADVDFGADLPAGNDSTTAWRPPTGLRRPRPERVVMSTRDAFTEEDTPSDGGLRARPYVLTKGRTRARSDLAVETLVSSEPNAQWHRHRPGSEYRKLGQLCTTPVSVAEIAANLSVPLGVARVLITDLADTGFLRVHTAPANPGGRPDRALLDRVLAGLQRL; encoded by the coding sequence ATGCAAGGCGAGGATCGTGCGGGTAGGCCGGAGTACGAACGAGTCCCGGACTTCGACGACGTCGCCGACGTCGACTTCGGTGCCGATCTCCCGGCCGGGAACGACTCCACAACCGCGTGGCGACCACCCACCGGACTACGACGCCCACGCCCGGAGCGTGTGGTGATGTCGACGCGGGACGCGTTCACCGAGGAGGACACCCCCTCGGACGGCGGGCTCCGAGCCCGGCCGTACGTGCTCACCAAGGGCCGTACCAGGGCACGCTCGGACCTCGCCGTGGAGACTCTCGTCTCGTCCGAGCCGAACGCCCAGTGGCATCGGCACAGACCGGGCTCGGAGTACCGCAAACTCGGGCAGCTGTGCACCACGCCGGTGTCGGTGGCGGAGATCGCCGCGAACCTCTCGGTGCCCCTCGGAGTCGCCCGCGTGCTGATCACCGACCTCGCCGACACGGGGTTCCTCAGAGTGCACACCGCACCGGCGAATCCGGGCGGCAGGCCCGACCGCGCTCTTTTGGACCGGGTCCTGGCCGGCCTGCAGCGCCTCTGA